A window of Sulfurimonas gotlandica GD1 contains these coding sequences:
- a CDS encoding response regulator transcription factor, with product MKSNELIEDISILITEDESELREYLQEYLQLFFKKVYVAKCGHEGYIQYLEKRPDIILSDINMPNLDGLSMIKRIRERDSETDIIIMSAHSEQEKLLQAIELKLVTYLIKPINSQKLKDVLISLVDKLRSSKKRIYLSHEIFWDKASSTLWNSEKQISLKEKELMLFKLLCSKTNHAFTAENIFYHIYGEQGEKEFSEYSVTSFIKRLRAKLPENLIQNEYGLGYKIVLK from the coding sequence ATGAAAAGTAATGAATTAATTGAAGATATTTCAATTCTCATAACCGAAGACGAATCAGAACTTAGAGAATATCTTCAAGAATATTTACAGTTATTTTTTAAAAAAGTATACGTCGCAAAATGTGGACATGAGGGATACATACAGTACTTAGAAAAAAGACCTGACATTATTCTAAGCGATATAAATATGCCAAATTTAGATGGGCTATCTATGATTAAACGCATCAGAGAGCGTGACAGTGAAACTGATATAATCATTATGAGTGCACACTCTGAACAAGAGAAACTTCTTCAGGCAATAGAGCTTAAACTTGTTACTTATCTCATAAAGCCTATTAACTCACAAAAGTTAAAAGATGTTTTAATATCTCTTGTTGATAAACTAAGAAGTTCTAAAAAAAGAATTTACCTAAGTCATGAAATTTTTTGGGATAAAGCGTCTTCTACTCTGTGGAATTCTGAAAAACAAATATCTTTAAAAGAAAAAGAACTGATGCTGTTTAAACTACTATGTTCTAAAACAAATCATGCCTTTACAGCTGAAAATATCTTTTACCATATCTATGGAGAACAAGGAGAAAAAGAGTTCTCTGAGTACTCTGTAACATCATTTATAAAACGTCTTAGAGCCAAGTTACCAGAGAACCTAATACAAAATGAATATGGCTTAGGTTACAAGATAGTGCTTAAGTAA
- a CDS encoding CNNM domain-containing protein, with translation MDLLILFFVLSVSVSFLCSILESVLLSVNMSYISVLEKEKPKIGRYLRLHKENINKSIASILILNTIANTLGAAAVGAQASILFGNEAVVYVSIVLTFAILFLSEIIPKTIGAIYWKQLAPMSAQFIRVFIFITYPIILSTLFVTNRISRGKQNANSLTKEELLHSMLLSEDDGIIDEKESDFIENILNLNKIKVRDVLTPRSVVFGIDETMSVKEILETKGAIFKFSRIPVYNGSLEDVTGIVLTKKIFKQALKDDSVSVGSIKKDIFTINENIPVSKALDLFISKKDHMFLVIDNYDQTEGILTLEDCVETILGVEIVDESDTTEDMRELAKRRMKQKRKNKANSEAKENALRYEATNMSTDIKK, from the coding sequence ATGGATTTATTAATTCTATTTTTCGTTTTGTCAGTGAGTGTTTCGTTTTTGTGTTCGATTTTAGAGTCTGTACTTTTATCGGTAAATATGTCATATATTTCGGTGTTAGAGAAAGAGAAGCCAAAAATTGGAAGATACTTAAGACTTCATAAAGAAAATATTAATAAATCAATTGCCTCAATTTTAATATTGAATACAATTGCAAATACATTAGGTGCAGCAGCAGTTGGAGCACAAGCTTCCATTCTTTTTGGAAATGAAGCAGTAGTTTATGTATCAATAGTTTTAACATTCGCTATTTTATTTCTATCAGAAATTATTCCTAAAACTATCGGAGCAATTTATTGGAAGCAGTTAGCTCCTATGTCGGCTCAATTTATTAGAGTTTTTATCTTTATAACTTATCCAATCATTTTAAGTACACTTTTTGTTACAAATAGAATATCTAGAGGAAAGCAAAATGCAAATAGTTTAACGAAAGAAGAACTACTTCACAGTATGCTTCTTAGTGAAGATGACGGTATTATTGACGAAAAAGAATCTGATTTTATTGAGAATATTTTAAATCTGAACAAAATAAAAGTAAGAGATGTCCTTACCCCTAGAAGTGTTGTTTTTGGAATTGATGAAACGATGAGTGTTAAAGAGATTTTAGAGACAAAAGGCGCTATATTTAAGTTTTCTCGTATTCCTGTATACAATGGTTCTCTTGAAGATGTGACGGGAATAGTTTTAACTAAAAAGATATTTAAACAAGCATTGAAAGATGATAGTGTTAGTGTAGGTTCTATAAAAAAAGATATATTTACCATCAATGAAAACATTCCAGTTTCAAAGGCTCTAGACCTATTTATATCTAAAAAAGATCATATGTTCTTAGTAATAGATAACTATGACCAAACAGAAGGAATACTTACTTTAGAAGATTGTGTTGAGACAATTTTAGGTGTAGAGATCGTAGACGAGAGTGATACTACAGAAGATATGCGCGAACTTGCAAAAAGAAGAATGAAACAAAAAAGAAAAAATAAGGCAAACAGCGAAGCTAAAGAAAATGCCTTGAGGTATGAAGCAACTAACATGTCTACAGATATAAAAAAGTAA
- a CDS encoding DMT family transporter — translation MKNSHFTYLLILAMFLWGGGWSALKILTYDTSIEIIIFWRFFLMSISFLPILYFMKIPLTLNKSSLSFVASSSVLNISFMIFSFLGVKYGFAGNGGVIITTLAPLMTFLLVAIIFKTKLFTSQYIGLIIGLIGGVIILELNDFSIFLNSSNIYFVICAIIWAGVTLLSQYSNKHIHPVHYSFYISVVATIASLIYALNSDLMSVFDQGIKFWIAMIYLAVLGQTIATTIFFVASAKLGSQKTSSFMFLVPIFSLLVAWAVLGESIQSHILIGGSLSLIAVYFINKKN, via the coding sequence TTGAAAAACTCACACTTTACCTACCTTCTTATTTTGGCAATGTTTTTATGGGGCGGAGGCTGGAGTGCTTTAAAAATTCTTACTTACGACACATCAATAGAGATCATAATTTTTTGGCGTTTTTTTCTTATGAGCATCTCCTTTCTTCCTATTTTATATTTTATGAAAATACCGCTAACTCTCAACAAATCCAGTTTGAGCTTTGTAGCATCTAGCTCTGTTTTAAATATATCCTTTATGATATTCTCATTCTTGGGTGTAAAGTATGGGTTTGCGGGAAATGGCGGGGTAATTATTACAACACTGGCACCTCTGATGACTTTTTTATTGGTTGCCATTATTTTTAAAACTAAATTATTTACTTCTCAATACATTGGGCTGATAATTGGTTTGATTGGCGGGGTCATTATCTTAGAGCTAAATGATTTTAGTATATTTCTAAATAGCTCAAATATATACTTTGTTATATGTGCTATTATCTGGGCTGGAGTTACTCTACTCTCACAATACTCAAACAAGCATATTCACCCTGTACACTATAGTTTTTACATATCTGTAGTAGCAACAATTGCATCGTTAATATATGCACTCAACAGTGACTTGATGAGTGTCTTTGATCAAGGAATAAAATTCTGGATTGCTATGATTTACTTAGCTGTTCTAGGACAAACTATTGCCACTACTATTTTCTTTGTAGCATCTGCAAAATTAGGTAGCCAAAAAACAAGTTCGTTTATGTTTTTAGTTCCAATATTCTCTCTTCTAGTAGCTTGGGCTGTCTTAGGAGAGAGTATACAGTCCCACATACTTATCGGTGGCTCACTTAGCCTTATTGCCGTTTATTTTATAAATAAAAAGAATTAA
- a CDS encoding beta-ketoacyl synthase chain length factor, which yields MKVNVEIIKKAIIHHPLKIENLNEKELVTKMMIRRRLSRSSKILIYLAHECDFQKGAIVYGSAYGELGDSVAILEAINSKEAVSPTAFQNSVYNTAPSYHSIVECNTDEILTLSSGDNTSYTVMQQGALALQSKTQVFVCAIEAMNFDGVDVLNKCKDELEYGIAFVIKKTEDSANLIIQNNALAGVPNSLEWMKNLYDLCKENDRCIIEVEL from the coding sequence ATGAAAGTTAATGTTGAGATCATAAAAAAGGCTATTATTCATCACCCTTTAAAAATTGAAAACCTCAATGAAAAAGAGCTTGTCACAAAGATGATGATCAGACGTAGGCTAAGTCGAAGTTCAAAAATACTGATTTACCTTGCACATGAATGTGACTTTCAAAAAGGTGCTATAGTTTATGGAAGTGCCTATGGAGAACTTGGAGATAGTGTAGCTATATTAGAAGCTATAAATTCTAAAGAAGCAGTAAGCCCAACCGCCTTTCAAAACTCTGTTTACAATACTGCTCCCTCTTATCACTCTATAGTTGAGTGCAATACAGATGAAATACTTACTTTATCATCTGGTGACAATACTTCATACACTGTTATGCAACAAGGTGCTTTAGCTCTGCAAAGCAAGACGCAAGTTTTTGTATGCGCAATTGAAGCTATGAATTTTGATGGTGTTGATGTTTTAAACAAGTGTAAAGATGAACTTGAATACGGTATAGCTTTTGTCATTAAAAAAACAGAAGATTCAGCAAACTTAATAATACAAAATAACGCTCTTGCTGGTGTACCAAACTCTTTAGAATGGATGAAAAACTTATATGATTTGTGTAAAGAAAATGATAGATGCATAATAGAAGTAGAGCTGTGA
- a CDS encoding LPP20 family lipoprotein, with protein sequence MNKIFFLFLVPILSFASPAWMFNLKHDKNYIIGYGMDTSLEKAKQNAMMDITHSISVSVESNVDISTKDNNGKASNNSSVDLHTRSKAILSGVEFIKIEQNKDLWWVAAKYDNSPVEIKFRKSLPETFKDENQNRYLKNTPLGKSIDAELKHKLNYNVVRKDNLWQLKYRDVLVPINQVNFYKLFSNQKTKAISMKANQKIYVTHDEMFFELEHKKSGYISILYVEHNGKVGVLLSNKKSDKSFKYPDAKNEDVFKIANPYGKTIRELYVAIYSKEPIDLNQFENVGHSLLDDSNFAFEKLLSLLQEYDYSTYAIKIR encoded by the coding sequence ATGAATAAAATATTTTTTCTTTTTCTTGTACCAATTTTGTCTTTTGCATCACCTGCGTGGATGTTTAATTTAAAACATGATAAAAATTATATTATCGGGTATGGAATGGATACTTCACTTGAAAAAGCAAAGCAGAATGCTATGATGGATATCACACATTCCATATCTGTAAGCGTAGAGTCAAATGTTGATATATCTACAAAAGACAACAACGGTAAAGCCAGCAATAATTCTTCTGTAGATTTACACACTCGCTCAAAAGCTATATTGAGTGGTGTTGAATTTATAAAAATCGAGCAAAACAAAGATTTATGGTGGGTAGCTGCAAAATATGACAACTCTCCTGTTGAGATAAAGTTTAGAAAATCTTTGCCTGAGACTTTTAAAGATGAAAATCAAAACAGATATTTAAAAAATACTCCTCTTGGTAAAAGCATAGATGCTGAGTTAAAACATAAGCTTAACTATAATGTAGTCAGAAAAGACAACCTTTGGCAGTTAAAGTATAGAGATGTGCTGGTTCCGATAAACCAAGTGAACTTCTATAAACTATTTTCAAATCAAAAAACTAAAGCTATCTCAATGAAAGCAAATCAAAAGATTTATGTTACTCATGATGAGATGTTCTTTGAATTGGAGCACAAAAAGAGTGGGTATATATCTATTTTATATGTTGAGCATAATGGAAAAGTAGGTGTTCTTTTATCAAATAAAAAATCAGACAAATCTTTTAAATATCCTGATGCAAAAAATGAAGATGTTTTTAAAATAGCAAATCCATACGGTAAAACTATACGAGAACTTTATGTAGCAATCTATTCGAAAGAACCTATAGATCTCAATCAGTTTGAAAATGTTGGTCACAGTCTTCTTGATGATAGTAACTTTGCTTTTGAGAAGTTACTATCTTTGTTACAGGAGTATGATTACTCTACGTATGCAATAAAGATTAGATAA
- a CDS encoding caspase family protein encodes MLKKILVSVLFVGLFFQGCTKQVLNLSNVPIKQKVPMEDVTKAIQAGAFQKGWTTRVVKPGEIEAEIVIKNYMAKVKINYDTTNYSISYMDSKNLKYDGTKVHRTYNSWVANLKKNIDARLALDNSNAQIGTPLAVNGNHKAKNGSSSGYPYTFKKSVKEKEDSFALVIGISRYQQNTPVEYADTSALAFAELANKTFGIPKQNIITLVNDEATSGQLKAKIELLKELADKRGNIYIYFAGHGVPGKDGSTYMLPYDMTADGIHLEPSLKLDNIYAKLSTLNVKNVFVFMDSCFSGKDDKGGLLYRGVAPVLKSKKTVIDADNITIITAGQSTDFANDYRDKGQRMFSYYLIKELSDGETNLNKIYPEIKSSVKRSSLMKGIGYKQVPQIYGNKSVLLY; translated from the coding sequence ATGTTAAAAAAAATATTAGTTTCGGTGCTATTTGTCGGATTGTTTTTTCAGGGATGTACTAAGCAGGTTTTAAATCTTAGCAATGTGCCTATTAAACAAAAAGTTCCGATGGAAGACGTAACAAAAGCAATTCAGGCAGGTGCTTTCCAAAAGGGTTGGACTACTAGAGTAGTAAAACCAGGAGAGATTGAGGCTGAGATAGTAATTAAAAACTATATGGCAAAAGTAAAAATAAATTATGATACAACTAATTACAGTATAAGTTATATGGATAGTAAAAATCTAAAATATGATGGAACAAAAGTACATAGAACTTATAACTCTTGGGTGGCAAACCTTAAAAAAAATATAGATGCTAGATTAGCATTGGATAATTCTAATGCACAGATAGGTACTCCATTGGCTGTAAATGGAAATCATAAAGCAAAAAATGGCAGTTCTTCAGGTTACCCATATACATTTAAAAAATCTGTCAAAGAAAAAGAAGATTCTTTCGCACTTGTAATAGGGATAAGCAGGTATCAACAAAATACTCCGGTTGAATACGCAGATACATCGGCTCTAGCTTTTGCAGAACTGGCAAATAAAACCTTCGGTATACCAAAACAAAATATTATAACCCTTGTAAATGATGAGGCTACATCTGGGCAGTTAAAAGCAAAGATTGAATTATTAAAAGAGCTTGCAGATAAACGAGGCAATATCTATATATATTTTGCCGGACATGGTGTTCCTGGTAAAGATGGTAGCACATATATGTTGCCATATGATATGACTGCAGATGGCATACATTTGGAGCCAAGCTTGAAACTGGATAATATTTATGCAAAACTATCAACATTAAATGTAAAAAATGTATTTGTGTTTATGGATAGTTGTTTCAGCGGGAAAGATGATAAGGGAGGCTTGTTATACAGAGGTGTAGCACCAGTTCTTAAGAGCAAAAAAACTGTTATAGATGCGGATAACATTACTATTATTACAGCAGGTCAATCAACTGATTTCGCAAATGACTATAGAGACAAGGGACAAAGAATGTTTTCTTACTATCTTATAAAAGAGTTGTCTGATGGCGAAACTAATCTAAATAAGATTTATCCTGAAATAAAAAGCAGTGTTAAGAGATCATCGTTAATGAAGGGAATTGGTTATAAACAAGTTCCTCAAATTTACGGAAATAAATCGGTGCTGTTATATTAA
- the mgtE gene encoding magnesium transporter: MNKLKEYLNSHEISEIHPSDIAKILKQLDDSEFTDAIKLVPKNLIGDVALALPDRYFDDVVESLSVDELSHAVSELESDDQLEFMQGLGEVDENVASQVFDTLHEDDRQEITKLQTYDEDEAGRYMQLEVFTALKDEIVHDVVKRFAALRKANELENVQNLFITNKENKLRYTVGLDDLLIFDFTKTLKENIEDSDDSFEPKIAYDRDDIKEVVHYFEEYDLSVMPIVNAYGVLLGRITSDDIYDIINEHATEQMYNLAGVDDEAEEDDEILKAGRKRATWLSLNLFTAIAASLVIGMFSNTLESMVALAVLMPIVASMGGNAGTQSLTVVVRQLALGEISQGDAMRIIKKEVSISLGNGILFAIIMGFVAAAWFDMSMLGVVIALSMVINLLAAGFFGAIIPLFLQRMDIDPAIGSTVILTTVTDVVGFLSFLGLATLILL; this comes from the coding sequence ATGAATAAGTTAAAAGAGTATTTAAATTCTCATGAGATTAGTGAGATTCACCCATCCGATATTGCTAAAATTTTAAAGCAGCTAGATGATAGCGAGTTTACTGACGCCATAAAACTAGTTCCAAAAAATTTGATTGGTGATGTTGCTCTTGCCCTTCCTGATAGATACTTTGATGATGTTGTTGAGTCTCTTAGTGTAGACGAGTTGTCTCACGCTGTTAGTGAACTTGAATCTGATGATCAGTTAGAGTTTATGCAGGGGCTTGGAGAAGTTGATGAGAATGTAGCATCTCAGGTTTTTGATACTTTGCATGAAGATGACAGGCAAGAGATAACGAAGCTTCAAACATATGACGAAGACGAAGCCGGCAGGTATATGCAGCTGGAAGTTTTCACTGCTTTGAAAGATGAGATAGTACATGATGTAGTAAAACGATTTGCTGCTCTTAGAAAGGCTAATGAGCTTGAAAATGTTCAAAATCTATTTATTACAAATAAAGAGAATAAGCTTCGATATACAGTTGGTTTAGATGATTTGTTGATATTTGATTTTACTAAAACATTAAAAGAAAATATTGAAGATAGTGATGATAGTTTTGAGCCAAAAATAGCTTATGACAGAGATGATATAAAAGAAGTAGTTCACTACTTTGAAGAGTATGACCTCTCTGTTATGCCAATTGTAAATGCTTATGGTGTTTTACTTGGTCGTATTACTTCAGATGATATCTATGACATCATCAATGAACATGCAACAGAACAGATGTATAACCTTGCCGGGGTTGATGATGAAGCGGAAGAGGATGATGAGATATTAAAAGCTGGACGTAAGCGTGCTACTTGGTTGTCTCTTAACCTCTTTACAGCTATCGCTGCTTCTTTGGTAATTGGTATGTTTTCAAATACGCTTGAGAGCATGGTTGCACTTGCTGTTCTTATGCCAATTGTTGCATCTATGGGTGGAAATGCTGGAACTCAAAGTTTAACAGTTGTTGTAAGACAATTAGCACTTGGTGAAATATCACAAGGCGATGCAATGAGGATTATAAAAAAAGAGGTAAGTATTTCTCTTGGTAATGGCATCTTATTTGCTATAATTATGGGTTTTGTTGCTGCTGCATGGTTTGACATGTCAATGCTTGGAGTAGTCATCGCCCTTAGTATGGTCATAAACCTCCTTGCCGCAGGCTTTTTTGGTGCAATAATACCTCTATTTTTACAGAGAATGGATATTGATCCAGCCATAGGAAGTACAGTTATTTTAACAACTGTAACAGATGTTGTAGGGTTTTTGAGTTTTCTAGGTCTTGCAACACTAATTTTATTATAA
- a CDS encoding tetratricopeptide repeat protein encodes MFKYILSLLLLMSVSLFADTKEALEAFKKKDYEKAFKLYEKSAIAGDTTAQNALSYLYLNGIGVLKDTKKGINWLEKAANSSDARAQNDLGMMYLTGQNVAQDSKNAFKWLKKASDAKNQNAQYNLALMYYRGDGADQNVTRASELLEDSALQGNEQAIKNIGLVYMQLLKFDKAAEWLEKNAQMGDERAYYLLAEIYCTNENFEKAKKWAKKSKDSGNKDAELLWLKYNLEKY; translated from the coding sequence ATGTTTAAGTATATATTATCTCTGTTGTTGTTAATGTCAGTATCATTATTTGCAGATACTAAAGAAGCTCTTGAAGCTTTTAAGAAAAAAGATTATGAGAAAGCATTTAAGTTATATGAAAAGAGTGCTATAGCTGGTGATACAACAGCTCAAAACGCTCTTAGTTATTTGTACTTAAACGGTATTGGAGTGCTTAAAGATACAAAAAAAGGTATAAACTGGCTAGAGAAAGCTGCTAATAGTTCAGATGCCAGAGCACAAAATGATTTGGGTATGATGTACTTAACAGGACAGAATGTTGCTCAGGATTCTAAGAATGCATTCAAATGGCTTAAAAAGGCCTCAGATGCAAAGAATCAAAATGCTCAGTATAATTTGGCACTTATGTATTACAGAGGTGATGGGGCAGATCAGAACGTTACGAGAGCATCTGAACTCTTAGAAGATTCTGCACTTCAAGGCAATGAACAAGCCATTAAAAATATAGGTCTTGTTTATATGCAACTTCTTAAATTTGATAAAGCTGCAGAGTGGTTAGAAAAAAATGCACAGATGGGTGATGAAAGAGCATATTATTTGTTAGCAGAGATTTATTGTACAAATGAGAATTTTGAAAAAGCAAAAAAATGGGCAAAGAAATCTAAAGACAGTGGAAATAAAGATGCTGAGCTTCTCTGGCTTAAGTATAATCTAGAAAAATATTAA
- a CDS encoding NAD(P)/FAD-dependent oxidoreductase, with amino-acid sequence MKTVLIIGGGFAGLEAAIFLRKSNYDVTLVSERDYFFIYPTSIWIPTREQIFEDVCIDLNALKKVHGFNLVVDALVNINAKQNFYTLASGEVLKDYDHVILAMGASKMKHKGIENTLSICGAPEQSIQIRDSIEALIEKGSGKICFGFGGNPKDTSAVRGGPAFELLFNIHNLLKKKGIRDNFELTFFAPMPEPGKRMGQKALKMMAVFFKKLGINQHFGKKIKAFEANGIIFEDDTKLESDFTMFIAAGDGHNIVRESDLPTNEAGFITIDDQCHVVFNESDMPTNIYAIGDIAALEGADWRAKQGHVAEIMARNVAFNIAQKDQGKSEFKGYQEHINILCIMDSGNGASFIYRDNKRALMIPLPIVGHWLKKGWGVYCKLSKLNKIPRIPGI; translated from the coding sequence ATGAAAACTGTTTTAATTATTGGGGGTGGCTTTGCTGGTCTTGAAGCTGCAATCTTTTTAAGAAAATCAAATTATGATGTCACTTTAGTAAGTGAAAGAGATTACTTCTTCATCTACCCTACTTCAATCTGGATTCCAACTAGAGAACAAATTTTTGAGGATGTTTGTATAGATTTAAATGCACTAAAAAAAGTACACGGCTTCAACTTAGTGGTTGATGCTCTTGTAAATATAAATGCAAAACAAAACTTTTACACACTGGCTTCTGGAGAAGTTTTAAAAGATTACGACCATGTTATACTAGCTATGGGTGCTTCAAAGATGAAGCATAAAGGTATAGAAAATACACTATCTATCTGTGGTGCACCTGAGCAGTCTATACAAATTAGAGATTCTATTGAAGCCCTTATAGAAAAAGGAAGCGGTAAAATCTGCTTCGGTTTTGGAGGAAATCCAAAAGACACTTCTGCTGTTCGTGGAGGACCAGCATTTGAGCTACTTTTTAATATTCATAACCTTTTAAAGAAGAAAGGGATTAGAGATAATTTTGAATTGACATTTTTTGCACCAATGCCCGAACCTGGAAAAAGAATGGGTCAAAAAGCTCTTAAAATGATGGCAGTATTTTTTAAAAAACTTGGTATTAACCAACATTTTGGTAAAAAAATCAAAGCATTTGAAGCTAATGGTATTATATTTGAAGATGATACAAAATTAGAATCAGACTTTACAATGTTCATTGCTGCCGGAGATGGTCATAATATTGTAAGAGAGTCAGACCTTCCAACTAATGAAGCTGGATTTATAACTATTGACGATCAGTGTCATGTTGTATTTAATGAGAGTGATATGCCAACTAATATTTATGCCATAGGTGATATTGCAGCTTTAGAAGGAGCAGACTGGAGAGCTAAACAAGGTCATGTTGCAGAAATAATGGCTAGAAATGTCGCTTTTAATATTGCGCAAAAAGATCAAGGAAAATCAGAATTCAAAGGTTACCAAGAGCACATAAATATTCTTTGTATCATGGATAGTGGCAATGGTGCTTCATTTATTTATAGAGATAATAAAAGAGCTCTTATGATTCCTCTTCCTATAGTTGGTCATTGGCTAAAAAAAGGATGGGGTGTGTACTGCAAACTATCTAAACTAAACAAGATACCAAGAATACCAGGTATCTGA
- a CDS encoding phosphopantetheine-binding protein: MVNIEDLKNKIIQGLSLEDISPDEIEDDMPLFGDEGLGLDSVDAIELTLILEKEFGVKVTNMAEAENIFASCESLTAYINEQLKN, encoded by the coding sequence ATGGTAAATATTGAAGATTTAAAAAACAAAATTATTCAAGGCTTAAGCCTTGAAGATATTAGCCCAGATGAGATAGAAGATGATATGCCACTTTTTGGGGATGAAGGTCTTGGACTAGACTCCGTAGATGCTATTGAGCTAACTCTGATTTTAGAAAAAGAATTTGGTGTTAAAGTTACTAATATGGCTGAAGCTGAAAATATATTCGCTTCTTGTGAATCATTAACAGCATACATAAATGAGCAATTAAAAAATTGA
- a CDS encoding beta-ketoacyl-[acyl-carrier-protein] synthase family protein, protein MSKTYITACAMQSASGDTKKTLDAVFHKKSALSVYDNIVSEKKVCIGKFEKGFNFDELLIKSVKEVLNASNLKDFSNTLLLVGSSVGGMATTEKILFKDKNYKNINPQKHTINVIASTLDAKFNFLSHRSYSTACTSSANALKTAKELIAINAYENILVVGADEICSTTVFGFSSLGILSDEICTPFKSERKGMNVAEGIGALLLQNFPTKNSVELCGCGASSDAYHIANPDPTSTGAISAINKALSDANIEANQIGYINAHGTGTQANDESEANAILEIFGNEVAVSSSKSNLGHTLGAAGAIEAIICVEALKKQLMPPQLDCTQKEKDINLISDARESKIEYALSNSFAFGGNNVALVFGVVNES, encoded by the coding sequence TTGAGTAAAACATACATAACTGCTTGTGCCATGCAAAGCGCTTCAGGAGACACTAAAAAGACTTTAGACGCTGTGTTTCATAAAAAAAGTGCTTTAAGCGTTTATGATAATATTGTCAGTGAAAAAAAAGTATGTATAGGAAAGTTTGAAAAAGGTTTTAACTTCGATGAACTTCTTATTAAAAGTGTTAAAGAAGTTCTAAATGCTTCTAACTTAAAAGATTTTTCAAACACCCTTCTGCTTGTAGGCTCATCAGTTGGTGGTATGGCAACAACAGAAAAGATCCTTTTTAAAGATAAAAACTACAAAAATATCAATCCGCAAAAACACACTATAAACGTCATAGCTTCTACTTTAGATGCTAAGTTTAATTTCTTATCACATCGCTCATATTCAACCGCTTGTACCTCTAGTGCAAATGCGCTAAAAACTGCAAAAGAGCTTATTGCTATAAATGCATATGAAAATATTTTAGTAGTAGGTGCTGATGAGATATGTTCTACTACTGTTTTTGGTTTTAGTTCTTTAGGCATTTTATCTGATGAAATTTGTACACCTTTTAAGAGTGAGAGAAAAGGGATGAATGTAGCCGAAGGCATCGGCGCTTTACTGCTTCAAAATTTTCCAACTAAAAACTCTGTGGAGTTATGTGGTTGTGGTGCAAGCAGTGATGCTTACCATATTGCGAATCCAGATCCAACTTCAACTGGAGCAATATCTGCTATAAATAAAGCACTATCAGATGCTAATATAGAAGCAAATCAAATTGGCTATATCAATGCTCATGGAACTGGCACACAGGCAAACGATGAATCAGAGGCAAATGCAATACTTGAAATATTTGGCAATGAAGTAGCTGTTAGTTCATCAAAATCAAACTTAGGCCATACTCTTGGTGCTGCCGGAGCCATAGAAGCAATAATATGCGTAGAAGCTCTAAAAAAACAACTAATGCCTCCTCAACTCGATTGCACACAAAAAGAAAAAGATATAAACCTAATATCAGATGCAAGAGAATCAAAGATAGAGTACGCACTCAGCAACTCTTTTGCTTTTGGCGGAAATAATGTTGCACTTGTTTTTGGAGTTGTTAATGAAAGTTAA